A DNA window from Schistocerca gregaria isolate iqSchGreg1 chromosome 2, iqSchGreg1.2, whole genome shotgun sequence contains the following coding sequences:
- the LOC126336652 gene encoding tetra-peptide repeat homeobox protein 1-like, translated as MNQLTAAVFLAVLGFSSAGLLHGLGPLPGPGPLPGPLRLGPGPLPGPLPGPLHGPLPGPLPGPLHAYAPLHLGPGPLPGPGPLPGPGPLPGPGPLRLGPGPLPGPLPGPYPGPLGHGPAPLWH; from the exons ATGAACCAACTG ACAGCAGCAGTTTTCCTGGCAGTGCTGGGCTTCAGCTCCGCAGGCCTGTTGCACGGACTGGGACCACTGCCTGGACCTGGCCCCCTGCCTGGCCCCCTGAGGCTCGGCCCTGGTCCACTGCCTGGACCCCTGCCTGGCCCTCTGCACGGTCCTCTGCCTGGTCCCCTGCCTGGTCCCCTGCATGCCTATGCTCCTCTGCACTTGGGCCCTGGCCCCCTGCCTGGACCTGGACCTCTGCCTGGACCAGGCCCTCTGCCTGGACCAGGCCCCTTGAGGCTGGGACCTGGCCCTCTGCCTGGACCCCTGCCTGGTCCCTACCCTGGTCCCCTGGGACATGGACCTGCTCCTCTGTGGCACTAG